The Neospora caninum Liverpool complete genome, chromosome X genome includes a region encoding these proteins:
- a CDS encoding putative zinc finger (C3HC4 RING finger) protein: MLLSSLTLNDAILFFAFLYSSSDIFIDWESFESCVKPIQYWLLISYASIITFRLSHYLGQCLSEDGEDFILYRQRGPPFWVNVLILGILFPFFFCWTIVGTVWFAQVQSQTPQCLPRGSHPWFFVFWLVLCYVWIVIYILFIAIAAVFEYRARRAEQEFQILQNEDMLTRWGRINVFAQYGIHILRKGLTTDQIQRLPHEKLATVPVDQPACSICLDDFRAGDDVRVLQACSHLFHRSCIDIWLLRNAICPNCKSAIYCVGGAGREEPCCRIHDGERFFSADADVWPSEEPFRWSASDGGADEHACEDGEGPGILPQSRV; encoded by the exons ATGTTGCTGTCTTCCCTGACTCT AAACGACGCGATtttgttcttcgccttcctgtATTCCTCGTCGGACATCTTCATCGACTGGGAAAGTTTTGAATCGTGCGTCAAGCCGATCCAGTATTGGCTTCTCATCTCCTACGCGTCCATCATcactttccgcctctcccacTATCTCGGCCAGTGTCTGTCGGAG GATGGAGAAGACTTCATTCTCTATCGCCAGAGAGGGCCGCCCTTCTGGGTGAATGTCCTCATTCTTGGAatcctcttcccctttttcttctgctggaCAATTGTCGGGACAGTCTGGTTCGCTCAAGTCCAAAGCCAAACGCCACAATGT ctgccgcGCGGCAGTCATCCGTGGTTCTTTGTCTTCTGGCTAGTTCTCTGCTACGTTTGGATCGTCATCTACATCCTCTTCATCg CGATTGCGGCGGTTTTTGAATATCGCGCCCGCCGCGCAGAACAGGAGTTCCAGATTTTGCAAAACGAGGACATGCTTACAAG gTGGGGACGGATCAACGTCTTCGCGCAGTACGGCATCCACATTCTCCGTAAAGGTTTGACTACAG ACCAAATCCAGCGTCTCCCGCACGAGAAGCTGGCGACCGTCCCCGTGGACCAGCCCGCGTGCTCCATTTGCCTCGACGACTTTCGAGCCGGAGACGACGTGCGGGTGTTACAAGCCTGCAGCCACCTCTTCCACAGAAG ttGCATCGACATTTGGTTGCTGCGAAACGCGATTTGTCCCAACTGCAAGAGCGCAATTTACTGCGTGGGTGGGGCAGGGCGCGAGGAGCCTTGCTGCAGGATCCATGACGGCGAGAGGTTCTTCTCCGCCGATGCAGATGTGTGGCCTTCGGAGGAGCCTTTCAGGTGGAGCGCCTCTGATGGCGGCGCCGACGAGCACGCatgcgaagacggagaaggtCCAG GGATCCTTCCCCAAAGTCGCGTGTGA